A stretch of the uncultured Bacteroides sp. genome encodes the following:
- a CDS encoding DUF6712 family protein: protein MIFNKSNNGSQELREVTGNYFANNKFEKVTGEIAAATDELVNIISQEVYSEIEGYYTSNSEDSAKKELVRKVQRPIAILGTLRMYQKNDVSHEDSGRKIKISADNEKLPWEWQLDRDDAQHLEDYYKAVDILIRALNASSIEAWKNSRSYKMSQLLLIKSGEDFDSYFPIEKSERTYMLLVPFIKEAQIQYVKKAYGPLNWEELLQEKVEAETEKHFAACKATALLAMSLAMRRLQVKVIPAGVIRTYVAESGAMNSEPASYEDIKLLSQWMNDDAMTWLDEMKKERDGGVVTYQILPNNDPANKFCRL from the coding sequence ATGATTTTTAATAAGAGCAATAACGGATCACAAGAACTCAGAGAAGTTACCGGGAATTATTTTGCCAATAACAAGTTCGAAAAAGTAACCGGTGAAATAGCCGCTGCTACAGATGAGCTAGTGAATATAATTAGTCAGGAAGTTTATAGTGAGATTGAGGGCTATTACACCAGCAATTCAGAAGATTCTGCAAAAAAAGAGTTGGTAAGGAAAGTGCAACGCCCAATAGCTATTCTTGGCACGCTTAGGATGTATCAGAAAAATGATGTCAGCCATGAAGATAGCGGACGTAAGATTAAGATTTCAGCTGACAATGAAAAATTACCATGGGAATGGCAGCTAGACAGAGACGATGCGCAACATCTGGAAGATTATTACAAAGCAGTAGACATCCTTATACGTGCGCTGAATGCATCTTCTATTGAAGCCTGGAAGAATAGTCGTAGTTACAAGATGTCTCAATTGCTGTTAATTAAAAGTGGAGAAGATTTTGACTCTTATTTCCCTATTGAAAAGAGTGAACGCACATATATGTTGCTTGTTCCATTCATCAAAGAGGCTCAGATACAATATGTAAAGAAAGCCTATGGGCCACTAAACTGGGAAGAATTGCTTCAGGAAAAAGTAGAGGCTGAAACGGAAAAACATTTTGCTGCATGCAAGGCAACCGCTTTATTGGCAATGAGCCTTGCGATGAGAAGGCTCCAGGTTAAAGTTATTCCTGCAGGAGTGATACGTACGTACGTGGCCGAAAGCGGTGCTATGAATAGCGAGCCTGCAAGTTATGAAGATATTAAATTGCTGTCTCAATGGATGAATGACGATGCAATGACGTGGCTTGATGAGATGAAGAAGGAGCGCGATGGAGGAGTGGTTACCTATCAGATTTTGCCAAATAATGATCCAGCTAATAAATTCTGCAGATTATGA
- a CDS encoding DUF4248 domain-containing protein: protein MSAIYFADLALLYFPNSTPRSAVTQLQRWIDLNEELKNKLEELYYRKRQRALTPLQYQAIIFYLGEP from the coding sequence ATGAGCGCTATCTATTTCGCCGACTTAGCATTATTATACTTCCCTAACTCCACACCCCGCAGTGCCGTAACTCAACTTCAAAGGTGGATAGACCTTAACGAAGAACTTAAAAATAAATTAGAGGAACTTTATTACCGTAAAAGACAACGTGCGTTAACTCCACTACAATATCAAGCAATCATATTTTACTTAGGAGAGCCTTAA
- a CDS encoding phage antirepressor N-terminal domain-containing protein, which yields MTCKTKKQMETRIIARINDVDIVAGDDPKKLVPIKPICEAIGIDIDSQRKKIKEHPILNSVTVLSTATGSDGKQYEMLCIPFEFIFGWLFTINASNVKEESREAVLNYQTECYRALYQYFVEPQTFLQDKQRLMEEKISEYQDCQRRFKDAQKLMLDAKNKLNQVTRVTIDEWRMNNRQMEFSFEATIEE from the coding sequence ATGACGTGCAAAACAAAAAAACAGATGGAAACAAGAATTATTGCAAGAATTAATGATGTAGATATCGTAGCGGGGGATGATCCTAAAAAGTTAGTACCTATAAAACCGATTTGCGAAGCGATTGGAATTGATATCGATAGCCAAAGAAAAAAGATAAAAGAGCATCCTATTTTAAATTCAGTTACGGTGCTCAGCACCGCAACTGGTTCCGATGGGAAACAATATGAAATGCTCTGCATTCCTTTCGAATTTATCTTTGGTTGGTTGTTCACGATCAACGCTTCAAACGTAAAAGAGGAATCCAGAGAGGCTGTTTTGAATTATCAAACTGAATGTTACCGTGCTCTTTATCAATATTTCGTTGAGCCACAAACATTCCTTCAGGATAAACAAAGGCTCATGGAAGAAAAAATATCAGAATATCAGGATTGCCAACGTAGGTTTAAGGATGCTCAGAAGCTAATGCTTGATGCAAAAAATAAACTGAACCAGGTAACGCGTGTTACTATCGACGAGTGGAGAATGAATAACCGGCAGATGGAATTCAGTTTTGAAGCAACCATTGAAGAATAG
- a CDS encoding DNA-binding protein, with protein MSVKYSVVALKNPHRISEPAKFYAKSQAYGNLSLETICENVSHSGSIVRGDVLAVSDGLIFQMIAGLRTGQIVELGDFGHFQIQLKSLGSEIATEFNASNISKARIQFRPGKMLQNMLKTLEFSQVAQLPKKQPIANV; from the coding sequence ATGAGTGTAAAATATTCAGTAGTTGCTTTAAAAAACCCGCATAGAATTAGCGAGCCGGCTAAGTTTTACGCAAAGTCTCAGGCTTATGGTAATCTTTCTTTGGAAACCATCTGTGAAAATGTAAGCCATTCCGGCTCTATTGTGCGTGGTGATGTACTTGCCGTGTCCGATGGGCTAATTTTTCAAATGATAGCCGGATTAAGGACTGGCCAGATAGTGGAACTTGGAGATTTTGGGCACTTTCAGATTCAATTAAAAAGTCTGGGATCGGAAATTGCCACAGAGTTTAATGCTTCGAATATTTCAAAAGCAAGAATTCAGTTTAGACCAGGAAAAATGTTGCAGAACATGTTAAAAACATTAGAGTTTTCACAGGTTGCTCAACTTCCTAAAAAACAGCCAATTGCTAATGTATAA